A genome region from Arachidicoccus soli includes the following:
- a CDS encoding sensor histidine kinase has protein sequence MEDNKSWISQLVFTLVFWACFLMLPFIFFPHNPSRPAFESKRFIALYIFSNLYLVGFYYFNSGVLIPKLLAKRKAGLYFLSILFFFLIYLAAFYWMWNSSVETINFFKEHPRMFKRRNWLYNFFSLGPIMMFLLAFTFSSVSKIVARWFYAERVKEEISKQQLETELSLLRSQVNPHFLFNTLNSIYSLTLTNSEKAPDAVMRLSRIMRYTLEEAQSEFVPLEDELAFINSYLELQKIRATDKVQVLYEVKGNDGDIKIPPLLLIPFIENAFKYGVSARNRTVIKVIIKVENKFLFFNCENDIVPNIAMHQGTGLGIANVRRRLELLYKRNYTLDIINSDDKYKVALHLEIS, from the coding sequence ATGGAAGATAATAAAAGTTGGATATCTCAATTAGTGTTCACACTCGTTTTCTGGGCATGTTTCTTGATGTTGCCCTTTATATTTTTCCCACATAACCCCTCTAGGCCGGCATTTGAGAGTAAACGGTTCATTGCTTTATATATCTTCAGTAATTTATACTTGGTAGGCTTTTATTATTTTAACTCTGGGGTTCTTATTCCTAAACTTCTGGCTAAACGCAAGGCAGGGCTCTATTTTTTATCTATTCTATTTTTCTTTCTTATTTATTTGGCCGCTTTTTATTGGATGTGGAATTCTTCTGTTGAGACCATTAATTTTTTCAAGGAACATCCGAGGATGTTCAAGCGCAGAAATTGGTTGTACAACTTTTTTTCTTTAGGGCCTATTATGATGTTTCTATTGGCCTTTACCTTTAGTAGTGTTTCCAAGATTGTTGCGCGTTGGTTTTATGCCGAAAGAGTCAAAGAGGAGATTTCTAAACAACAGTTGGAAACTGAGCTTTCTCTTCTACGTTCGCAGGTCAATCCTCATTTCCTTTTCAATACTTTAAATAGTATTTATTCACTCACACTGACCAATAGTGAGAAAGCGCCTGATGCTGTAATGAGGCTCTCTCGCATTATGCGTTATACTTTAGAAGAAGCACAGAGCGAATTTGTTCCTCTGGAAGATGAACTGGCTTTTATCAATAGTTATTTAGAATTGCAAAAGATTCGAGCAACTGATAAAGTACAGGTATTGTACGAAGTAAAAGGTAATGATGGAGATATTAAAATCCCACCCTTATTATTAATCCCATTTATTGAGAATGCTTTTAAATATGGTGTGAGCGCCAGAAATAGAACAGTAATAAAAGTTATTATTAAGGTAGAGAACAAGTTTTTATTTTTTAATTGTGAAAATGATATTGTTCCAAATATTGCGATGCACCAAGGAACGGGTTTGGGTATTGCCAACGTACGACGTAGATTGGAATTATTATACAAAAGGAATTATACCTTAGATATTATCAATAGTGATGATAAATATAAGGTGGCACTTCATTTAGAAATAAGTTAA
- the panB gene encoding 3-methyl-2-oxobutanoate hydroxymethyltransferase, giving the protein MSASTKEIKRITTNTLQKMKKAGEKISMLTAYDFSFAKVFDEAGLDVILVGDSASNVMAGHETTLPITLDQMIYHAQSVVRGVSRALVVADLPFGAYQSNQDIALASAIRMMKESGAHALKLEGGIEICDSVKKIVSAGIPVMGHLGLTPQSIYKFGTYTVRAKVDEEANKLKSDALALQEAGAFAIVLEKIPADLAKEVSASLTIPTIGIGAGNDCDGQVLVMHDMLGINNEFNPRFVRKYLNLHQVISTAAKQYIADVKSGSFPNEEESY; this is encoded by the coding sequence ATGTCTGCATCCACTAAAGAAATAAAACGCATCACCACCAATACGCTTCAGAAAATGAAGAAAGCTGGGGAAAAAATCTCTATGCTTACGGCTTATGATTTCTCCTTTGCCAAAGTTTTTGACGAAGCTGGCTTAGATGTTATATTGGTGGGGGATAGTGCAAGTAATGTAATGGCCGGTCACGAAACGACCTTGCCCATTACTTTAGACCAAATGATTTATCATGCACAATCTGTAGTGCGCGGTGTTTCACGTGCGCTGGTGGTAGCTGATTTGCCGTTTGGAGCTTATCAATCCAACCAAGATATTGCACTGGCTTCCGCTATTCGTATGATGAAGGAAAGTGGCGCGCACGCCTTGAAGTTAGAAGGAGGTATAGAAATTTGTGATAGCGTGAAAAAAATTGTATCCGCAGGTATTCCTGTAATGGGGCATTTGGGATTAACTCCACAAAGTATTTATAAATTTGGCACATATACAGTCCGGGCAAAAGTGGATGAGGAAGCCAATAAATTAAAATCTGACGCATTGGCATTACAAGAGGCGGGCGCATTTGCAATAGTCTTAGAAAAAATTCCAGCAGACCTCGCTAAAGAAGTTTCGGCATCTTTAACTATTCCCACGATTGGTATTGGTGCGGGTAATGATTGCGATGGCCAGGTTTTGGTTATGCACGATATGTTAGGAATCAATAACGAGTTTAATCCTCGCTTTGTTCGTAAATATTTAAATCTTCATCAAGTAATTTCTACCGCAGCAAAACAGTATATTGCAGATGTAAAATCCGGCTCTTTCCCCAATGAAGAAGAATCGTATTAA
- a CDS encoding prephenate dehydratase, with translation MNKKNKPNELNIAIQGYEGSFHQEAAQTFFGKNMNAVCCDTFRDVIKVVLNKKESDAGVMAIENTIAGSILPNYNLLHKSGLKIVGEVYMLIRQNLMVNIGVPLEDIKEVHSHSMALQQCFKYLDEHRWKLVETEDTALSAKKLAKSKNPHVGVIASRLAAEIYDLEMIAPNIHTMKNNYTRFLILNREEDVVEIEGANKASIYFHTDNSKGSLAKVLNKINEVDINLSKLQSFPIPGSDWKYSFHVDMEFSDIKQLHHALEMITPLTEELRVNGIYKKGKNM, from the coding sequence ATGAACAAAAAAAATAAACCCAATGAATTAAATATTGCGATTCAAGGATATGAGGGAAGTTTTCATCAGGAAGCAGCTCAGACTTTTTTTGGCAAAAACATGAACGCCGTTTGTTGTGATACTTTTAGAGATGTAATAAAAGTAGTTTTGAATAAGAAAGAAAGTGATGCAGGTGTAATGGCTATAGAAAATACGATTGCGGGAAGTATCTTGCCTAACTATAATTTATTACACAAAAGTGGACTTAAGATTGTCGGTGAAGTATATATGTTGATTCGCCAAAACTTAATGGTAAATATTGGTGTGCCATTAGAAGATATTAAAGAAGTGCATTCGCATTCTATGGCTTTACAGCAATGCTTTAAATATTTGGACGAGCATCGTTGGAAATTAGTTGAAACGGAAGATACTGCTTTAAGTGCCAAGAAATTAGCTAAAAGTAAAAACCCTCACGTAGGGGTAATTGCTAGTAGATTAGCTGCAGAAATTTATGATTTGGAAATGATCGCGCCCAATATCCACACAATGAAAAACAATTATACTCGTTTCTTAATTCTTAATAGAGAAGAGGATGTGGTTGAAATTGAAGGCGCCAATAAAGCATCTATTTATTTTCATACAGATAATTCAAAAGGAAGTTTGGCAAAGGTGCTCAACAAAATAAATGAAGTTGACATCAATCTGAGTAAGTTACAAAGTTTCCCTATACCGGGTAGCGATTGGAAGTATAGTTTTCATGTAGATATGGAATTTTCAGATATAAAACAATTGCATCATGCATTGGAAATGATAACGCCGCTTACAGAAGAGTTAAGAGTAAATGGTATTTACAAAAAGGGTAAAAATATGTAG
- a CDS encoding DUF3347 domain-containing protein, which produces MKKGLLLLLAIIVCFGIYIIYSKENNIKKSISSDAPLHISENNSTFNSATAALLNSYFNLRDAFVNWSPDSTIQKLNNSLILSTNKIPFNALKADTLLINTAKNFASSLLAESNGLKGDSMIAEQRRDFYNISENLYNFLRTVHYDQATIYHMHCPMAFDGDEAYWLSADTTIINPYFGNKDPKVKANMLHCGDIEDSINFRK; this is translated from the coding sequence ATGAAAAAAGGATTATTATTGTTATTGGCCATTATCGTATGTTTCGGTATTTACATTATTTATTCTAAGGAAAATAATATTAAAAAAAGTATTTCTTCGGATGCCCCACTTCATATAAGTGAAAACAATAGCACTTTTAATTCGGCTACTGCTGCCTTATTAAATAGCTATTTTAATTTACGAGATGCCTTTGTCAATTGGAGCCCTGATTCTACTATACAAAAGCTCAACAATTCTTTAATATTAAGTACGAACAAGATTCCTTTTAATGCTTTAAAGGCTGATACACTTTTGATTAATACCGCAAAGAACTTTGCAAGTTCTTTGCTGGCAGAAAGCAATGGTTTAAAAGGAGACTCTATGATTGCAGAACAACGTCGTGATTTTTATAATATCTCAGAAAACCTTTATAATTTCTTAAGAACGGTACATTATGATCAAGCTACTATTTATCATATGCACTGCCCAATGGCTTTTGATGGGGATGAGGCTTATTGGCTGAGTGCCGATACTACCATTATCAACCCGTATTTTGGGAATAAAGATCCAAAAGTAAAAGCAAATATGCTGCATTGTGGCGATATTGAAGATTCTATAAATTTTAGGAAATAA
- the ltrA gene encoding group II intron reverse transcriptase/maturase, with protein MNQQSEAEKKVEKSSSSRDVKPPEEARALDGAVAGDRIEKGSNPPELRLIDKLLNIDNLNEAFIKVVDNKGAAGVDGMEVGDLKLFLRKNWPTIEQQLKQGKYKPQPVKKVEIPKPDGGVRMLGIPTVLDRFLQQALLQVLTPIWEPTFSDNSFGFRPGRKAIDAVKRAKGYQEEGYRIVIDMDLSKFFDEIPHDRLMSKIMLKTPGEREIHKLIHGYLTAGMVKDGKLESRLKGTPQGGPLSPLLSNIVLDELDKELEKRGHRFCRYADDVNVYVKTKRAGDRAAASIQNFVEKKMKLKVNKEKSKVDRPVKRKFLGFSFYYKKGKQMGIRVAPKSVTRLKETLRDLFHQGRGRSLPGFIHNDLNPVIRGWFNYYRPADMKTLTRDLDEWIRHRLRNILWRQWKRNWTRFLKLRKGGLSEEHAVRSAFNQRGPWFNSGASHMNLAFPKKYFDELRLFSFVDAYKVYTASQESSSPT; from the coding sequence ATGAATCAACAGTCAGAAGCAGAAAAGAAGGTGGAAAAATCTTCATCATCAAGGGATGTAAAACCTCCGGAAGAGGCAAGGGCCCTCGATGGTGCCGTTGCTGGTGACCGCATAGAGAAAGGAAGTAATCCCCCTGAACTCCGCTTAATTGACAAACTCCTAAACATTGATAACTTGAATGAAGCTTTCATTAAAGTCGTAGACAATAAAGGAGCCGCAGGAGTAGATGGGATGGAAGTAGGAGATCTAAAATTATTTCTAAGGAAAAATTGGCCGACAATAGAGCAGCAGCTGAAACAAGGGAAATACAAACCGCAGCCAGTCAAGAAGGTAGAGATACCCAAGCCAGACGGTGGTGTGCGCATGTTAGGTATTCCTACAGTATTAGACAGGTTTCTGCAACAAGCTCTATTGCAAGTCCTTACCCCAATCTGGGAGCCAACCTTCTCGGACAATAGCTTCGGCTTTCGTCCGGGTCGCAAAGCGATCGATGCGGTAAAGCGAGCAAAAGGATATCAGGAAGAGGGATATCGGATTGTTATCGACATGGACCTCTCAAAATTCTTCGATGAGATTCCTCACGATAGACTAATGAGCAAAATCATGCTAAAAACGCCGGGAGAACGAGAGATTCACAAACTCATCCATGGATATTTAACTGCCGGAATGGTAAAAGATGGTAAACTCGAATCCCGCCTCAAAGGAACACCTCAGGGAGGGCCTCTGAGTCCACTCTTGTCTAATATCGTGCTCGATGAACTAGACAAAGAATTGGAAAAACGCGGCCATCGATTTTGCCGTTATGCTGATGATGTTAATGTGTATGTGAAGACGAAAAGAGCAGGTGATAGGGCTGCCGCCTCCATTCAGAATTTTGTCGAGAAAAAGATGAAACTGAAAGTAAACAAGGAAAAGAGTAAGGTCGACAGACCGGTAAAACGGAAGTTTCTCGGTTTCTCCTTCTATTATAAGAAGGGAAAACAAATGGGTATTCGAGTTGCTCCTAAAAGCGTTACTCGTTTAAAGGAAACACTTAGAGACCTATTCCATCAAGGCCGTGGGCGTAGTTTACCTGGATTTATCCACAACGATCTTAATCCCGTTATACGAGGTTGGTTTAACTACTACCGTCCTGCAGATATGAAAACCCTCACCCGTGATTTGGACGAATGGATTCGACACCGCTTACGCAACATTCTTTGGCGACAATGGAAACGCAATTGGACAAGATTCTTGAAACTCCGTAAAGGTGGGCTATCCGAGGAGCATGCAGTTCGCTCTGCCTTTAATCAGCGTGGACCGTGGTTCAACTCCGGTGCCTCACACATGAATCTCGCATTTCCTAAGAAATATTTTGATGAACTACGACTTTTTAGCTTCGTAGATGCCTATAAAGTCTACACAGCTTCTCAGGAAAGTAGTTCTCCAACGTAA
- a CDS encoding entericidin: MKKLLFVAVLGLGLAFASCGSGASTSATADSTVTATADSASAAVSATADSAKAAVNTAADSAKAAVNAAADSAKK; the protein is encoded by the coding sequence ATGAAAAAATTATTATTTGTTGCTGTATTGGGTTTAGGTTTAGCATTTGCTTCTTGCGGTAGTGGTGCTTCTACTTCAGCTACTGCTGATTCTACTGTAACTGCAACTGCTGATTCAGCTTCTGCTGCTGTAAGCGCAACTGCTGATTCTGCTAAAGCTGCTGTAAACACAGCTGCTGATTCTGCTAAAGCTGCAGTAAATGCTGCTGCTGATTCTGCTAAAAAATAA
- a CDS encoding LytR/AlgR family response regulator transcription factor encodes MQAIAIDDEPLALQVIQQYAHRIDWLQIEAVFTDALEAKEYLKENSVDLIFLDIQMPEINGMQFFKNLEVKPEVVFTTAYSQYAVEGFNLNAVDYLVKPFEYERFLQASEKVRELIGFRQIKEIDEGFLLVKYNYQWQKIAYKNIDYIEALDDYIKINVFPRPFLIHMSMKVVAEKLPAEKFIRVHRSYIVSLEKVTGWNKNTISIKEKIIPISYTYQKQVQEILKTLMDESI; translated from the coding sequence ATGCAAGCAATCGCTATTGACGACGAACCTCTGGCATTACAGGTGATACAGCAATATGCACATCGTATAGACTGGTTGCAGATCGAAGCTGTTTTTACCGACGCGTTGGAAGCAAAGGAGTATTTAAAAGAAAATTCAGTGGATCTAATTTTTCTGGATATACAAATGCCGGAAATAAACGGGATGCAATTTTTTAAAAATTTAGAAGTAAAGCCGGAAGTAGTTTTTACAACTGCATACAGTCAATATGCGGTTGAAGGGTTTAATCTAAACGCAGTAGATTATCTGGTAAAACCTTTTGAGTATGAACGCTTTTTGCAAGCCTCAGAAAAAGTTAGGGAGCTGATTGGGTTCCGACAAATAAAAGAAATTGATGAGGGCTTTTTATTGGTAAAATATAATTATCAATGGCAAAAAATTGCGTATAAAAACATTGATTATATTGAAGCATTAGACGACTACATAAAAATAAATGTGTTTCCCAGGCCCTTCTTGATTCATATGAGCATGAAAGTGGTTGCGGAAAAATTACCAGCGGAAAAATTTATTCGTGTCCACCGCTCCTATATTGTTTCTTTGGAGAAAGTAACCGGTTGGAATAAAAACACCATTTCCATCAAAGAAAAAATAATTCCGATATCTTATACTTATCAGAAACAAGTGCAGGAAATATTGAAAACCTTGATGGATGAAAGTATCTAG
- a CDS encoding prephenate dehydrogenase, which translates to MTTAVIGLGLIGGTFALALKDEKISTSIIGVENNEIHASKALQLGLVDEVLPLIEAVKKADLIILATPVTIASEQLTEILNNISTQIVTDTGSTKLGLIEAIKNHPKRGRYVPSHPMWGTEFSGPEAARHNVLNGIVNIICDKNDSDEDALEFIENIYNRIGMRLVYMNSVAHDTHLAYVSHISHISSFALANTVLGKEKEEDTIFNLASSGFESTVRLAKSNAATWVPVFKQNKENVLDVLNEYISQLRKFKSALEKENWEYLNELIENSNEIKRVLDKNVKDENISLKQISKQVVSKK; encoded by the coding sequence ATGACAACTGCGGTTATTGGTTTGGGGCTGATTGGTGGCACATTTGCACTTGCATTGAAAGACGAAAAAATTTCGACGAGTATAATTGGTGTGGAGAATAACGAAATACACGCTTCAAAAGCATTGCAACTTGGCCTGGTGGATGAAGTCCTACCGTTAATAGAAGCAGTAAAGAAGGCAGATCTTATCATTTTGGCTACGCCGGTAACAATAGCCTCAGAGCAGTTAACAGAGATTTTGAATAATATATCTACACAAATTGTGACAGATACAGGCTCTACAAAACTAGGGCTGATTGAAGCGATAAAAAATCATCCAAAGCGTGGAAGATATGTACCTTCGCATCCGATGTGGGGTACAGAATTTAGTGGTCCGGAAGCAGCAAGGCATAATGTTTTAAATGGTATCGTAAATATTATATGTGATAAAAATGACAGTGATGAGGATGCACTAGAATTTATAGAAAATATCTATAATAGAATAGGAATGCGTTTGGTATATATGAATAGTGTGGCCCACGATACGCATCTGGCTTATGTTTCACATATCTCGCATATCTCCAGTTTTGCTTTGGCGAATACGGTTTTGGGGAAAGAAAAAGAAGAAGATACCATTTTTAATTTGGCAAGTTCTGGTTTTGAAAGTACGGTACGTTTGGCAAAAAGTAATGCTGCCACATGGGTACCAGTTTTCAAACAAAACAAAGAAAATGTATTGGATGTGTTAAACGAATATATTTCGCAGTTACGCAAATTTAAATCAGCTTTGGAAAAGGAAAATTGGGAATATTTGAACGAGTTGATCGAAAATTCCAACGAGATAAAAAGAGTTTTGGATAAAAATGTAAAAGATGAAAATATTTCATTAAAACAAATAAGTAAACAAGTCGTAAGCAAGAAATAA
- a CDS encoding S1C family serine protease, whose product MSEQYLIESFERYFNEEMLPEEKAYFEKMRNENPELDQMTVEHKVFMDKLAEYADRRNLKDNLQSTHKSLLIKGAIAENEHNLSKGKIVQLWHRYKKTMGIAACIAGLTTFIISGSMQVIAPANRSEIQQLSRDVEQLKKTQDIQYSKIKEVTKMPEGAVVKSGGSAFLIDGKGYLVTNAHVLKGSSAIVANSDGQEFKTIIAYVDHAKDLAVLKITDADFKPVRRLPYDLKSGKVDIGAEVFTLGYPRNDITYNKGYLSALSGFDGDTSTVQISLLANPGNSGGPLFNKYGDIVGILSTRETNAQGVTFAIKSNEIFQMLKNWRDTDTSAISNVSVSEKGNLKGVNREDQIKRLEDYVYIVKAYN is encoded by the coding sequence ATGAGTGAACAGTATTTAATTGAAAGTTTTGAGAGATATTTCAATGAAGAGATGCTCCCTGAGGAAAAAGCGTATTTTGAAAAAATGCGAAACGAAAACCCTGAGCTCGACCAGATGACAGTAGAGCATAAGGTTTTTATGGACAAACTAGCCGAATATGCTGATAGGAGAAATTTAAAAGATAACTTACAATCTACCCATAAATCCTTACTTATTAAAGGGGCTATCGCTGAAAACGAGCACAATTTATCCAAAGGAAAAATTGTTCAATTGTGGCATAGATATAAGAAGACAATGGGTATTGCAGCTTGTATTGCGGGTCTTACTACATTCATTATCAGCGGAAGCATGCAAGTAATTGCACCTGCTAACCGTTCTGAAATTCAACAATTAAGTCGTGATGTAGAGCAATTGAAGAAAACACAGGATATACAATACTCTAAAATAAAAGAAGTTACTAAAATGCCTGAAGGTGCAGTCGTAAAAAGCGGCGGCTCCGCATTTTTAATTGACGGCAAAGGTTATTTGGTGACCAACGCACACGTATTAAAGGGCTCAAGTGCTATTGTAGCGAACAGCGATGGACAGGAATTTAAAACAATTATCGCTTATGTAGATCATGCAAAAGATTTGGCTGTATTAAAAATCACAGACGCTGATTTTAAACCTGTAAGAAGACTTCCTTATGATTTAAAAAGTGGTAAAGTAGATATAGGGGCTGAAGTATTTACCTTAGGCTATCCCCGTAACGACATCACCTATAACAAAGGGTACTTAAGTGCATTATCAGGTTTTGATGGCGATACTTCTACAGTACAGATCTCCTTATTAGCTAATCCTGGAAATTCGGGCGGTCCATTATTTAATAAATATGGGGACATTGTAGGCATATTAAGTACTCGTGAAACCAACGCACAAGGTGTAACTTTTGCCATAAAATCTAACGAAATATTTCAAATGCTAAAGAATTGGAGAGATACAGATACCTCTGCTATTTCAAATGTTAGCGTTTCAGAAAAAGGTAATTTAAAAGGTGTAAACAGAGAAGATCAAATTAAAAGATTAGAAGATTATGTCTATATCGTGAAAGCGTATAATTAG
- a CDS encoding pyridoxal phosphate-dependent aminotransferase — MTAKRLENIKEYYFSQKLREIEQLNKEGKNIINLGIGSPDLPPHPDVVKVLYEEAQKANVHGYQSYKGSPILRKAIADWYLKWYNVIIDFNTEVLPLMGSKEGIMHICMTYLNEDDEVLVPNPGYPTYASNVSLTGAKMVAYNLTETNNWYPDFEAIEKLDLSKVKLMFVNYPQMPTGQAASEDLFQQIVKFGQKHNILIIHDNPYSFILNDKPLSIMSVNGAKEVVIELNSLSKSHNMAGWRIGMLIAKEERINEILKFKSNMDSGMFLPLQLAAAKALSLGADWHEEVNKVYKARREKVYELLDILQCTYSKEQTGMFMWAKIPAKYKNGYELADDILYNAHVFITPGSIFGSEGDNYIRISLCGSIEKFAEAINRINNL; from the coding sequence ATGACAGCAAAAAGATTAGAAAATATTAAAGAGTATTATTTTTCTCAAAAATTAAGAGAAATTGAACAGCTTAACAAGGAGGGGAAAAATATTATAAATCTTGGTATCGGTAGCCCCGATTTACCTCCACATCCGGATGTGGTAAAAGTGCTTTACGAAGAAGCGCAAAAAGCGAATGTACATGGATACCAATCATACAAAGGCTCTCCTATATTGCGAAAAGCAATAGCAGACTGGTATCTGAAATGGTATAATGTAATTATTGATTTTAATACTGAAGTACTTCCATTAATGGGTTCCAAGGAAGGTATTATGCATATTTGCATGACCTATCTTAATGAGGATGATGAAGTTTTAGTCCCCAATCCTGGTTATCCGACCTATGCAAGTAATGTTTCTTTGACAGGCGCGAAAATGGTTGCTTATAATTTAACGGAAACCAATAATTGGTATCCTGATTTTGAGGCCATAGAAAAACTTGATCTTTCTAAAGTTAAATTGATGTTTGTCAATTACCCGCAAATGCCTACCGGGCAGGCTGCTTCGGAAGATTTATTTCAACAAATTGTCAAATTTGGTCAAAAACATAATATTTTAATCATTCATGATAACCCCTATAGTTTTATCCTGAATGATAAGCCATTAAGTATAATGAGTGTTAATGGCGCTAAAGAAGTGGTGATAGAATTGAACTCGCTTAGCAAATCGCATAATATGGCGGGCTGGAGAATAGGTATGTTAATAGCAAAAGAAGAGCGTATCAATGAAATATTGAAATTTAAAAGCAATATGGATAGTGGCATGTTTTTACCTCTTCAATTAGCAGCTGCAAAAGCTTTGAGCTTGGGCGCTGACTGGCATGAGGAAGTAAACAAAGTGTATAAGGCACGTCGAGAAAAAGTATATGAGCTTTTAGATATCTTACAATGTACTTATAGCAAAGAGCAGACAGGTATGTTTATGTGGGCGAAAATTCCCGCAAAATATAAAAATGGCTATGAATTGGCAGATGATATATTATATAATGCCCATGTATTTATTACCCCGGGCAGTATATTTGGCAGTGAAGGTGATAATTATATCCGCATAAGTTTATGCGGAAGTATTGAAAAGTTTGCTGAAGCAATAAATAGAATAAATAATTTGTAA
- a CDS encoding four helix bundle protein has translation MKAEFAESKLDFIHKMRIILKGANETNYRLSLLKFV, from the coding sequence ATGAAAGCAGAATTTGCAGAAAGTAAGCTTGATTTTATACATAAGATGCGTATAATTTTAAAAGGGGCAAATGAAACAAATTATCGGTTATCCTTATTAAAATTTGTATAA
- a CDS encoding Rossmann-like and DUF2520 domain-containing protein, whose protein sequence is MKIVIIGTGNVATVLAKKMIAAQHIIVQLIGRTESSASQLASLLQCPYSLDLKNLAQDADIYFICAQDREIQTIVEGMNIPKEAIVVHTAGGISIEVLAKKFKNYGVFYPLQSLRKETAWLPIVPFFVDANSKENIGFLMDFAKTMSQLVQHADDIQRMHLHIAAVFVSNFTNYLYSLANDFCTTSQIDFSFLLPLIEETAKRLQLFAPAEMQTGPAVRGDRLTIEKHISLLNSFEEAQEVYDFLSKRIETHFKS, encoded by the coding sequence ATGAAAATTGTAATAATAGGTACAGGAAATGTAGCGACTGTGCTTGCAAAGAAAATGATTGCCGCTCAGCATATAATTGTACAGTTAATTGGTCGAACCGAAAGTTCTGCATCTCAATTAGCTTCTTTGCTACAATGTCCATATTCTCTCGATTTAAAAAATTTGGCACAAGATGCAGATATCTATTTTATTTGTGCACAAGACAGGGAAATACAAACTATTGTTGAGGGCATGAATATTCCTAAGGAAGCAATAGTAGTGCATACTGCCGGAGGTATTTCAATAGAAGTGTTGGCCAAAAAGTTTAAGAACTATGGAGTCTTTTATCCTTTGCAAAGTTTACGCAAAGAAACAGCGTGGTTGCCAATAGTTCCTTTTTTTGTTGATGCAAATAGCAAAGAGAATATTGGGTTTTTAATGGATTTTGCAAAGACAATGTCCCAGTTGGTTCAACATGCAGATGATATACAACGCATGCATTTGCATATCGCAGCTGTTTTCGTAAGTAATTTTACTAACTATCTCTATAGTTTAGCGAATGATTTCTGTACTACATCGCAAATCGATTTTTCTTTTTTGCTGCCTTTGATAGAGGAAACAGCCAAACGACTGCAATTATTTGCCCCCGCAGAAATGCAAACAGGTCCAGCCGTGCGCGGCGACAGACTAACCATAGAGAAGCACATCTCTTTGTTGAATAGTTTTGAAGAAGCACAAGAAGTATATGATTTCTTGTCAAAAAGAATAGAAACTCATTTCAAAAGTTAA
- a CDS encoding RNA polymerase sigma factor: MNPDKKEHILLQGLANNDSKAIEIIYENNFSTIQALILNNNGSYDDARDVFQEAIMILYEKSKSESFELSSQIKTFLYAVCKKIWLKKLQARGKHATYLDPSLIENTVIQESDLDTARQLDVDFNIMEAALEKIGEPCKSLLKAYYIRKKGMGEIAEMFGYTNPDNAKNQKYKCLMRLKKLFFAQYNKMNEDE, encoded by the coding sequence GTGAATCCGGACAAGAAAGAGCACATACTATTACAAGGATTAGCAAATAATGATTCGAAAGCAATTGAAATTATCTATGAAAATAATTTCAGTACGATTCAGGCGCTCATTCTAAACAACAACGGTTCTTATGATGATGCTCGCGATGTGTTTCAAGAGGCAATAATGATTTTGTATGAAAAATCTAAATCCGAGTCGTTTGAACTATCGAGTCAAATTAAAACTTTTTTATATGCAGTTTGTAAAAAAATATGGCTAAAAAAGTTACAAGCACGTGGTAAGCACGCGACCTATCTAGATCCATCGCTTATAGAGAACACAGTTATTCAGGAGAGTGATTTGGATACGGCCAGGCAACTAGATGTAGATTTTAATATAATGGAGGCGGCCTTAGAGAAAATAGGAGAACCTTGTAAGAGCTTATTAAAAGCCTATTATATCAGGAAAAAAGGCATGGGTGAAATAGCAGAAATGTTTGGTTATACCAATCCGGATAATGCTAAAAATCAAAAATACAAGTGTTTAATGCGTTTAAAAAAGTTGTTTTTTGCGCAATACAATAAAATGAATGAAGATGAGTGA